In Elephas maximus indicus isolate mEleMax1 chromosome 7, mEleMax1 primary haplotype, whole genome shotgun sequence, the following proteins share a genomic window:
- the LOC126080756 gene encoding olfactory receptor 9G1-like, giving the protein MERGNHSVTEFILVGFMTDPVIQLILFVVFLGVYSVTVVGNTILMALICNDSRLHTPMYFFIGNLSFLDLWYSTVYTPKILVTCISEDKSISFAGCLAQFFFSAGLAFSECYLLATMAYDRYVAISKPLLYSQAMSITLCAFLVAASYLGGFVNSSIITKRTFALNFCGDNVIDDFFCDLLPLVKLACGRKDGFQTLLYFLLASSVIIPIVLILASYLFIITTILRIRSTQGRLKAFSTCSSHLISVTLYYGSILYIYCHSGSSYSMDRNKIVSTFHTVVFPTLNPMIYSLRNKDVKEALNKLFK; this is encoded by the coding sequence ATGGAGAGGGGCAATCACTCCGTAACTGAGTTCATCCTGGTGGGCTTCATGACAGACCCTGTGATACAGTTGATCCTATTTGTGGTGTTCCTCGGAGTGTACTCTGTGACTGTGGTGGGAAATACCATACTCATGGCATTGATCTGTAATGACTCCCggctccacacacccatgtattttTTCATTGGTAATCTCTCATTCTTGGATCTCTGGTATTCTACTGTCTACACCCCGAAGATCCTAGTGACCTGCATCTCTGAGGACAAAAGCATCTCTTTTGCTGGCTGCCTAGCTCAGTTCTTCTTCTCTGCTGGGCTGGCATTTAGTGAGTGTTACTTGTTGGCCACCATggcttatgaccgctatgtggctatCTCAAAACCACTGCTTTATTCTCAGGCAATGTCCATAACGCTGTGCGCATTTTTAGTAGCAGCCTCATATCTTGGTGGATTTGTTAACTCTTCCATCATCACCAAAAGAACTTTTGCCTTGAACTTCTGTGGTGACAATGTCATTGATGACTTTTTCTGTGATTTACTTCCCCTGGTGAAGCTGGCTTGTGGCAGAAAAGATGGCTTCCAGACTCTACTGTATTTTCTCCTGGCCTCCAGTGTCATCATCCCCATTGTGCTCATACTTGCCTCCTACCTCTTCATCATTACCACCATTTTGAGGATCCGCTCCACCCAGGGCCGCCTCAAAGCCTTCTCTACCTGCTCCTCCCACTTGATTTCTGTCACCTTATACTACGGCTCCATTCTCTACATCTACTGTCACTCTGGATCTAGCTATTCCATGGATAGGAACAAAATAGTTTCTACCTTTCACACTGTGGTCTTCCCCACGTTGAATCCTatgatctacagcctgaggaataaggatgtgaAAGAAGCACTGAATAAACTCTTTAAATAA
- the LOC126080412 gene encoding olfactory receptor 1013-like produces MERGNRTMTEFILVGFTTDPVMQLILFVVFLGVYSVTLVGNTTLITLICNDSRLHTPMYFFIGNLSFLDFWYSSVYTPKILKTCISEDKSISFAGCVAQFFFSAGLGYNECYLLATMAYDRYVAISNHLLYAQVTSKRLGIYLVICTYSGGFVNAIILTSNTFTLDFCGDNVIDDFFCDVPPLVKLACGAKESYQPALHFFRASNVSVCACFYLLFSELVAGRVDGSIFLLRYLAPPLPVLNIKL; encoded by the coding sequence ATGGAGAGGGGCAATCGCACCATGACTGAGTTCATCCTGGTGGGCTTCACCACAGACCCTGTGATGCAGTTGATCCTATTTGTGGTGTTCCTTGGTGTGTACTCTGTGACCCTGGTGGGAAACACCACGCTCATAACATTGATCTGTAATGACTCCCGGCTCCACAcacctatgtattttttcattgGCAATCTGTCATTCCTGGATTTCTGGTATTCCTCTGTCTACACCCCAAAGATCCTAAAGACCTGCATCTCTGAGGACAAAAGCATCTCCTTTGCTGGCTGTGTAGCTCAGTTCTTCTTCTCTGCTGGACTGGGATATAATGAGTGTTACTTGTTGGCCACTATggcttatgaccgctatgtggccatctccaACCACTTACTTTATGCTCAGGTCACGTCGAAAAGACTGGGCATCTATTTGGTTATATGTACCTATTCTGGAGGTTTTGTCAATGCAATAATACTCACCAGTAACACATTCACATTGGATTTTTGTGGTGACAATGTCATTGATGATTTTTTCTGTGATGTCCCACCACTGGTGAAGTTGGCATGTGGTGCGAAGGAGAGTTATCAGCCGGCGTTACACTTCTTCAGGGCCTCCAATgtctcagtctgtgcttgtttttatttgttgttcagtgAGTTAGTTGCTGGGAGAGTAGATGGGAGCATCTTCTTACTTCGCTATCTAGCTCCACCTCTTCCTGTATTGAATATTAAGTTATAG